One window of the Archangium primigenium genome contains the following:
- a CDS encoding RDD family protein, which produces MSVPAPVRPHAAERPKSLRVVRQDEQEGSPYPKASLVLRLGARLVDVSVAWGLFVVGGATGGVLAMLFLLLADGMLQGQSVGKRIFGVKVMHLPTRSAARHRDSTLRNAPLALIVVLGMMPEPLGRVAFLAALVVLGGVETLRLVRDPLGWRLGDTWAQTQVVDGKVVAGATTAVRSPVTPARVPGRFLSAARVRRSRAITQSPTQSPTQSPKG; this is translated from the coding sequence GTGAGTGTCCCCGCGCCCGTGAGACCCCACGCCGCCGAGCGACCCAAGAGCCTGCGGGTGGTGCGCCAGGACGAACAGGAAGGCTCGCCTTACCCCAAGGCCTCGCTGGTGCTGCGCCTGGGCGCGCGCCTGGTGGACGTGTCCGTGGCCTGGGGCCTGTTCGTCGTGGGCGGCGCCACCGGCGGCGTGCTGGCCATGCTCTTCCTCCTGCTCGCCGACGGCATGCTCCAGGGCCAGAGCGTGGGCAAGCGCATCTTCGGCGTGAAGGTGATGCACCTGCCCACGCGCTCGGCCGCGCGCCACCGCGACAGCACCCTGCGCAACGCCCCCCTGGCGCTCATCGTCGTGCTCGGGATGATGCCCGAGCCCCTGGGCCGGGTGGCCTTCCTCGCCGCGCTCGTCGTCCTGGGCGGCGTGGAGACGCTGCGCCTCGTGCGCGACCCCCTCGGCTGGAGGCTCGGAGACACCTGGGCCCAGACGCAGGTGGTGGACGGCAAGGTCGTCGCCGGGGCGACCACCGCCGTGCGCTCGCCCGTGACGCCCGCGCGCGTCCCGGGCCGTTTCCTGTCCGCGGCCCGGGTTCGCCGGAGCCGCGCGATCACACAGTCTCCCACGCAGTCCCCCACGCAGTCCCCCAAGGGGTAA
- the hemB gene encoding porphobilinogen synthase, which translates to MAYPIHRPRRLRRTAALRDMVRETTLAPSDFIYPLFVVEGRDVRRPIGSMPGVFNLSLEHTVAEARRAQALGVKAVLLFGIPDFKDAHGSQAYATEGIVQRAVRELKSALPDLLVIVDVCLCEYTDHGHCGLIEAGHVANDATLPLLARMAVTCAQAGADIIAPSDMMDGRVAAIRSALDAARFTDVPVMSYAAKYASAFYGPFREAAQSTPQFGDRRGYQMDPGNTREALKEVDLDLEEGADLIIVKPALAYLDIIRQVRDRVDVPVVAYNVSAEYAMVKAAAQNGWVDGNRMTLEILTSMKRAGSDLIITYHALEASQLLGA; encoded by the coding sequence ATGGCTTACCCCATCCACCGGCCCCGGCGCCTGCGCCGCACGGCCGCCCTGCGTGACATGGTGCGCGAGACCACGCTCGCGCCCTCGGACTTCATCTACCCGCTCTTCGTCGTGGAGGGCCGGGACGTGCGCCGCCCCATCGGCTCCATGCCCGGGGTGTTCAACCTGTCCCTGGAGCACACCGTGGCCGAGGCCCGCCGCGCCCAGGCGCTGGGCGTCAAGGCGGTGCTGCTCTTCGGCATTCCGGACTTCAAGGACGCCCACGGCTCCCAGGCCTACGCCACCGAGGGCATCGTCCAGAGGGCCGTGCGCGAGCTCAAGAGCGCCCTGCCGGACCTGCTCGTCATCGTGGACGTGTGCCTGTGCGAGTACACGGACCATGGCCACTGCGGCCTCATCGAGGCGGGCCACGTGGCCAATGACGCCACGCTGCCCCTGCTCGCGCGCATGGCCGTCACGTGCGCCCAGGCCGGCGCGGACATCATCGCCCCCTCGGACATGATGGACGGGCGCGTGGCGGCCATCCGCTCGGCGCTCGACGCGGCGCGCTTCACCGACGTGCCCGTCATGTCCTACGCCGCCAAGTACGCCTCGGCCTTCTACGGGCCCTTTCGCGAGGCCGCCCAGAGCACCCCCCAGTTCGGCGACCGCCGCGGCTACCAGATGGATCCCGGCAATACCCGCGAGGCCCTCAAGGAGGTGGACCTGGACCTGGAGGAGGGCGCCGACCTCATCATCGTCAAGCCGGCCCTGGCCTACCTGGACATCATCCGCCAGGTGCGCGACCGGGTGGACGTCCCCGTGGTGGCCTACAACGTCTCCGCCGAGTACGCCATGGTGAAGGCCGCCGCCCAGAATGGCTGGGTGGACGGCAATCGGATGACGCTGGAGATTCTCACCTCCATGAAGCGCGCCGGCTCGGACCTCATCATCACCTACCACGCGCTCGAGGCCTCCCAGTTGCTGGGTGCCTGA